The sequence TACACGAAGTCGGGAGAAGACTCATCTTGCAGCTGTTGCAACTGCAAGAACTGCTCGTCCAACACTCCCTGCAGTagtttataaattaattaaacatggATCAAATTTGAAAAGATTTTCGAATACATTTGGAGAAagaaatagatttttttttttaaattttaaaaaaaagaaaatggaaCCTGGTGGAAGAGTAAATTGAGCAGCCGATTCATGTCGGCCCGCAGAAGCTCCTCATTGAGACCCAACATCCACAGCGGTAGACCCGTCTTGTCTGATTCCTTGATTGTCTCGAATTAATCCCACAAGTGAAAATGAAACAGAGATGAAAAAGAAGAATATATCAATTATAAGTTGGCATTCACCGAGGTTTATCAATGGAGTTTTCGAGTTGGGTACTTTGGTTATGGGGATGGAATGGCAAGGGGCGCGGTGGATTATTAATAGAGCTCCAagtaaatgatattttattatagtCTATACTATAATATGTGGTaagaataataaatattattatacaaaAACTTATATGAGACAGTTTTTACGAGTTAATTTTGTATGAtttttatttgggttattttttatgttaaaatattattttttattgtaaatatgaataAGATGATCCGTCGCACGGATAATGATCCGTAAAATCGTCTCACAAAAACCTacacttattattattattattaactaattaacaagggataaataaataaaatggtaaacctgtttttattttatttaatataaaacgggtttaaattaaattagaatcacgtttaaattaaaattatattaatcgCAGAAAGTTACTGGCGGGGACTACAGGGGGCGTGTTTGAAATCGAGATGAATGTGGGGAATCTACACGACCAAAGATGGAATTTAGTCCTTTCAAAATTAGTGGAACCTACTGGGTTAATTAAGATGTCATCCAATTgttttagtaaaataaaatgaacTTCCCATTTCAAAATTGTGTTATTGAAGGTATATTTGATCTTCTGTGTTGTCGAATTTTACTctcgatttttaaaatttattttattttatattttactcATTTTTTAAGTATTAAAACTCTTATAAGAGGATCTCACGAGTCAATTTTGTGAAACGTATGTCTTATTCAATCCgatccataaaaaaaatattatactcaaaatataaatatgtgTAATACAAGCATTCTAATGAGAAAATGTATATTAAAACTGCCTCACTCATTTTGAAAAGGATAAtgcatattaattatattatattcatgttaaaatattttaataatcgAAGCAAAAAGTTTCATAATATAAAATGATGAAAACAATTTACGAAGCCTGGGTGATATATAGTTATAAGTAGCCACTAAGGTTTGGCGTGCATTTCCGCAGCAACCTGGCTGCAGGAGTGCGCGGCGGTAATGCCCTCCCGACAGATGCCTGCGCATGCACCCATTGCCCATTCCTTCACTCTCACATTCTTGctcttaaatatatatatacactaacATCGAAGTTTGAGCACAAATTGTGTTCGAATTACAATTTTAGAAACGAGATGTTTGAATATGTTGCGTGAAAAATTATGGGACTTTTGATCTATACGTTAGCTGTCTGAAGAGTAGCATCGAACAAGTTTTCCCTATTCTCTTTTCGTTTCTTTTTGGAGCCATGTCTTTGTAGATATGATGTTCACGGGATGTGTGTAATGTGACCATTTTTTTATTGAGACATTGTAACTTTTTCTTTAGGTGCAGCGTGTAAAAACTTGATGTAttgaacaaaaaatatatataggaCCACGTTTGCCTAAGGAAGGACTCATGAATCATGATCCCAAAGCCAATCTTTGCTTGTGGTTTGTGGTGGGCAACTTGACGTCTGAGGCCAAGCCAATGGCTTGAAGAAACCGAACCACGTACCATGTCATGTCGATCTGCCACCATTCGAGCCCGTGCCTCGCCGAATACTCGAAGGCGTGGTGATTGTTATGCCAACCCTCACCAAAAGCAAGCATTGCCACCCACCTAGTgatcattcaaattcaaatccgGTTCAGGAATGGAGATGATCACTTTGTTTCCCATAATGAAAAACCCGGTTCCGGACTTGGCAACTTTAAAGAATACATAGAGGGAAAAAAAGCAAAGATACCAATTATTTCGAGATAGATCACCGGTATTCCAAGCTTGTTTTCCCCAAACATGGCAAGCCGAGTTCACCAGCCAAGTGATGTGGTAAACCCACACGATTCTCACACCCTGCGGTACAAGAAATACCATAATCATGACATTTTTTAATGCTAATattatccaaaaatcatatagtTTTAATTAGTACATCAACATTTTATGCAATAAAAGTATTCTCTATTTCAACAAATTCCATTAGACCCCACTTTGCAATTTGGAGTTTTGGACCCTTGCAAGAACCACTGGTTAATGGCCTCTaatatttgaaatattaaatgGTCCAGTTTGCCAAACAAGTACAATATCACGCCCACCGTGAAACCCAAATTAGTATTGCCCCCACTTATCCAAAAACAACGAACGGTATCAACTAGGATAAAAGATTTTCGAAGTCAATGGAACAAAATACTTATCCGAAAATATTATCGTTTATAATTGAATCTAGAACTCGTCCAAAATTTGAGATTTGATATTAGATAGATAGCCATGAACCACACCAATTTATTTGTTGAAGGAACCAAATATTGCCACTTACCATTCCCCACACAATGTAGGGGAATCCTCCAAGGGCATATAGTAGAGCCCCAAGAGCAATGGGATGAACAACATAAGTTCTTTGAAGAAACTTGTAAAAGGGCTGTTTCTCCAAATCACCAACATTGTTGGGATTCCCACACTGCAAAAAATATACCCATATAACACTCAGCAAGATTGTGTATGTTTTTACATTCAAAAAAGCGGAATACGATAAGAAAAATGTCATATGTGCATATAAGTTTATATGTAATTTTGTAACATGAGAACGTTGAAATACCCTTTGAGCTATACTGCTGGTATCGAAAAGCCAACTCATGTGGCTGAACCAGAATCCTTCGAGGGGGCTGTGAGGGTCTTTCTCTGTATCACAGAACTGGTGGTGGTACCGATGTGTGCTCACCCAGTCAATTGGATTTCCC comes from Henckelia pumila isolate YLH828 chromosome 4, ASM3356847v2, whole genome shotgun sequence and encodes:
- the LOC140860025 gene encoding palmitoyl-monogalactosyldiacylglycerol delta-7 desaturase, chloroplastic-like, with the translated sequence MALIASPPPKAKLFPFSPLRHHNIKQTKPNSQTITQKYQDSLHYATTIRKTEYPLIHSVFTRKNRSNKRVWTIFSAASIPVPGNEKDSSFGRILLSDVVVKRRNNIYWGRKWNSMDVATVGVVVAMHLLCIAAPFTFNWGAFSIAVGLYVVSGLLGITLSFHRNLSHRSFKLPKWLEYFFAYCGVQALQGNPIDWVSTHRYHHQFCDTEKDPHSPLEGFWFSHMSWLFDTSSIAQRCGNPNNVGDLEKQPFYKFLQRTYVVHPIALGALLYALGGFPYIVWGMGVRIVWVYHITWLVNSACHVWGKQAWNTGDLSRNNWWVAMLAFGEGWHNNHHAFEYSARHGLEWWQIDMTWYVVRFLQAIGLASDVKLPTTNHKQRLALGS